In Anopheles gambiae chromosome 2, idAnoGambNW_F1_1, whole genome shotgun sequence, a single window of DNA contains:
- the LOC1274264 gene encoding elongation of very long chain fatty acids protein 7 has protein sequence MELITNVHQGWRYLMDELSDPRTRDWPLMSSPFPTIGISLCYAYCVKVLGPRLMENRKPFELRKVLIVYNFLQVLFSTWLFYEACVSGWLAGYSLRCQPVDYSRSPMALRMASGCWWYYFSKFTEFFDTIFFVMRKRYDQVSTLHVIHHGIMPASVWWGVKFTPGGHSSFFGLLNTFVHIIMYTYYMLAAMGPKVQKYLWWKKYLTVLQMVQFILVMGHAFQLLIWNECNYPIAFAYFIGAHAVMFYFLFSNFYKQAYTVRKQAKKEKAEQMALTNGNLESVPNKNISNGHAVPHTASNGKPDFYQTLDKTMEDSYSTTRHRAFVGFGSN, from the exons ATGGAGCTTATCACAAATGTGCACCAGGGCTGGCGGTACCTGATGGACGAGCTGTCCGATCCGCGGACGCGCGACTGGCCCCTGATGAGCTCACCCTTTCCCACCATCGGCATCAGTCTGTGCTATGCTTATTGCGTTAAG GTCTTAGGTCCCCGGCTAATGGAAAACAGGAAACCCTTCGAGCTGCGCAAGGTGCTGATCGTGTACAACTTCCTGCAAGTGCTCTTCAGTACGTGGCTGTTCTACGAG GCATGCGTTTCCGGCTGGCTCGCCGGCTACAGTCTGCGCTGTCAACCGGTTGACTACTCCCGCTCACCGATGGCCCTGAGG ATGGCGTCCGGTTGCTGGTGGTACTACTTCTCCAAGTTTACCGAGTTCTTCGATACGATTTTCTTCGTGATGCGCAAACGGTACGATCAGGTGTCGACCCTGCACGTCATCCATCACGGCATCATGCCGGCGTCGGTCTGGTGGGGAGTTAAGTTTACGCCAG GTGGACACAGTTCTTTCTTCGGTCTGCTAAACACCTTCGTGCACATCATCATGTACACCTACTACATGTTGGCCGCGATGGGACCGAAAGTACAGAAGTACCTCTGGTGGAAGAAATACCTGACCGTGCTGCAGATG GTTCAGTTCATCTTGGTGATGGGACACGCTTTCCAGCTGCTGATCTGGAACGAGTGCAACTATCCGATCGCGTTCGCTTACTTCATCGGTGCCCACGCCGTCATGTTTTACTTCCTGTTCTCGAACTTTTACAAGCAGGCGTACACCGTGCGAAAACAG gcaaagaaggaaaaggctGAACAGATGGCACTCACCAACGGTAACCTTGAGTCGGTGCCGAACAAGAACATCTCGAATGGACACGCGGTCCCGCACACCGCAAGCAACGGCAAGCCGGACTTTTATCAGACCCTCGACAAAACGATGGAGGACAGCTACTCGACCACGCGGCACCGTGCGTTCGTCGGGTTCGGTAGTAATTAG